The Meriones unguiculatus strain TT.TT164.6M chromosome 1, Bangor_MerUng_6.1, whole genome shotgun sequence genome has a segment encoding these proteins:
- the LOC110542125 gene encoding olfactory receptor 143-like isoform X1: MLMGQMATENGSLVTEFVFMGLTDQAEFQLPLFFVFLLNYTATVMGNFSLMILICLNSHLHNPMYLFLFNLSFIDFCYSFVCTPRMLMGFVSESNIISYTGCMTQLFFFCFFVNSECYVLTAMAYDRYVAICKPLIYAVLLSPRTCSLLMFGSYLMGFASAMAHTGCMIRLSFCDSNIINHYLCEIFPLLQLSCSSTYANELVSSFIACIVVIVSGLVILTSYASILLNIVHMSSATGWSKAMGTCGSHIVTVSLFYGSGLLTYVKPASAKSIDQGKFFSVLYTLLVPMLNPLIYSLRNKDVKLAARRTMKRLRS, translated from the exons ATGTTAATGGGG CAAATGGCTACGGAGAATGGTTCTTTGGTGACTGagtttgtttttatgggattAACAGACCAAGCTGAATTCCAGCTGCctttgttttttgtgttcttgctgAACTATACAGCCACTGTGATGGGAAATTTCAGTTTAATGATTCTCATTTGTCTGAATTCACATCTTCACAACCCAATGTACCTTTTTCTGTTCAATTTGTCCTTCATCGATTTCTGTTACTCATTTGTCTGTACTCCCAGAATGCTGATGGGTTTTGTTTCAGAAAGCAACATCATCTCTTATACAGGATGCATgactcagttattttttttctgcttttttgtcAATTCCGAGTGTTATGTGCTGACAGCCATGGCCTATGACCGTTATGTGGCCATATGTAAGCCCTTGATTTATGCTGTCCTTCTGTCTCCTCGGACGTGTTCTTTACTAATGTTCGGGTCCTACTTGATGGGGTTTGCAAGTGCCATGGCTCACACTGGCTGTATGATTAGGCTCAGCTTTTGTGATTCCAACATCATCAACCACTACCTGTGTGAAatcttcccccttctccagcTGTCCTGCAGCAGCACCTATGCCAATGAACTTGTGAGTTCTTTTATTGCTTGCATAGTTGTCATTGTATCTGGCCTTGTTATCCTAACGTCTTATGCTTCCATCCTTTTAAATATTGTTCACATGTCATCAGCTACAGGTTGGTCCAAAGCCATGGGCACTTGTGGTTCTCACATTGTAACTGTTAGTCTATTCTATGGATCTGGGCTTCTTACTTATGTCAAACCAGCATCCGCCAAGTCTATAGACCAGGGGAAATTTTTCTCAGTGCTCTACACTCTTCTGGTGCCCATGCTGAATCCTCTCATTTACAGTCTCAGGAACAAGGATGTTAAACTTGCTGCGAGGAGAACCATGAAGAGACTCAGAAGCTGA
- the LOC110542125 gene encoding olfactory receptor 143-like isoform X2 gives MATENGSLVTEFVFMGLTDQAEFQLPLFFVFLLNYTATVMGNFSLMILICLNSHLHNPMYLFLFNLSFIDFCYSFVCTPRMLMGFVSESNIISYTGCMTQLFFFCFFVNSECYVLTAMAYDRYVAICKPLIYAVLLSPRTCSLLMFGSYLMGFASAMAHTGCMIRLSFCDSNIINHYLCEIFPLLQLSCSSTYANELVSSFIACIVVIVSGLVILTSYASILLNIVHMSSATGWSKAMGTCGSHIVTVSLFYGSGLLTYVKPASAKSIDQGKFFSVLYTLLVPMLNPLIYSLRNKDVKLAARRTMKRLRS, from the coding sequence ATGGCTACGGAGAATGGTTCTTTGGTGACTGagtttgtttttatgggattAACAGACCAAGCTGAATTCCAGCTGCctttgttttttgtgttcttgctgAACTATACAGCCACTGTGATGGGAAATTTCAGTTTAATGATTCTCATTTGTCTGAATTCACATCTTCACAACCCAATGTACCTTTTTCTGTTCAATTTGTCCTTCATCGATTTCTGTTACTCATTTGTCTGTACTCCCAGAATGCTGATGGGTTTTGTTTCAGAAAGCAACATCATCTCTTATACAGGATGCATgactcagttattttttttctgcttttttgtcAATTCCGAGTGTTATGTGCTGACAGCCATGGCCTATGACCGTTATGTGGCCATATGTAAGCCCTTGATTTATGCTGTCCTTCTGTCTCCTCGGACGTGTTCTTTACTAATGTTCGGGTCCTACTTGATGGGGTTTGCAAGTGCCATGGCTCACACTGGCTGTATGATTAGGCTCAGCTTTTGTGATTCCAACATCATCAACCACTACCTGTGTGAAatcttcccccttctccagcTGTCCTGCAGCAGCACCTATGCCAATGAACTTGTGAGTTCTTTTATTGCTTGCATAGTTGTCATTGTATCTGGCCTTGTTATCCTAACGTCTTATGCTTCCATCCTTTTAAATATTGTTCACATGTCATCAGCTACAGGTTGGTCCAAAGCCATGGGCACTTGTGGTTCTCACATTGTAACTGTTAGTCTATTCTATGGATCTGGGCTTCTTACTTATGTCAAACCAGCATCCGCCAAGTCTATAGACCAGGGGAAATTTTTCTCAGTGCTCTACACTCTTCTGGTGCCCATGCTGAATCCTCTCATTTACAGTCTCAGGAACAAGGATGTTAAACTTGCTGCGAGGAGAACCATGAAGAGACTCAGAAGCTGA